One Pullulanibacillus sp. KACC 23026 DNA segment encodes these proteins:
- a CDS encoding type II secretion system F family protein yields the protein MLYFAFFVTIFLFLAAIILVPASKQKKADRLAVYLDGELPQVALLEKEKTKGPSSFNLLIKSLWTRLAALSKKRVSPKKLARLELKLLKAGSPMNMSPIDFRLLQLVSLLGVSLLFGGMALAMHLSDTYIFLLVLVGIVYGAILPTTLLNSRIKRRAKEALRELPDFVDLLTVSLEAGLGFDAAISKVIEKRQGVLSDEFRLCLDHIRLGKTRREGLLGIKQRLEVEEIATLLNSIVRAEKLGVGMVQILRIQSVDVREKRRQRAEETAMKAPIKMLFPLVIFIFPSLFITILGPAVIQAISSFSGK from the coding sequence ATGCTTTATTTTGCCTTTTTTGTTACGATCTTTCTCTTTTTGGCCGCGATTATTTTAGTTCCTGCTTCTAAACAAAAAAAGGCAGATCGGCTTGCAGTCTATCTGGATGGAGAACTTCCACAGGTAGCGTTGCTTGAAAAAGAAAAGACAAAAGGGCCCTCCTCATTCAATCTCTTAATTAAATCACTCTGGACAAGACTTGCCGCCTTATCTAAAAAGCGAGTCTCACCAAAGAAACTGGCTAGGCTTGAACTTAAGCTTTTAAAGGCAGGTTCGCCGATGAATATGTCGCCGATCGATTTCCGTCTTCTTCAATTAGTCTCTCTTTTAGGCGTGTCTCTTTTGTTTGGCGGTATGGCACTTGCGATGCATTTATCTGACACCTATATTTTTCTGCTTGTTTTGGTTGGAATCGTCTATGGCGCGATCCTGCCAACCACTTTGCTCAATTCCCGAATTAAACGGCGAGCCAAAGAGGCTTTGCGTGAACTACCTGATTTTGTAGATTTATTGACGGTCAGCCTTGAAGCAGGTCTAGGTTTTGATGCAGCTATCTCTAAGGTTATAGAAAAGCGGCAAGGGGTCTTATCTGATGAATTCCGTCTATGCCTTGACCATATCCGTCTTGGGAAAACTAGACGGGAAGGACTATTAGGGATCAAGCAAAGGCTAGAAGTTGAAGAAATTGCCACACTCCTTAACAGCATTGTCCGCGCCGAAAAGCTTGGGGTTGGGATGGTGCAGATTCTCCGTATTCAATCCGTAGATGTAAGGGAAAAGAGGAGACAGAGGGCCGAGGAAACAGCGATGAAGGCACCGATTAAAATGCTCTTTCCGCTTGTCATTTTCATTTTTCCTAGTCTTTTTATTACGATCCTTGGTCCGGCTGTTATACAAGCGATTAGTTCATTCAGTGGAAAATGA
- a CDS encoding pilus assembly protein TadG-related protein has product MVRKLKALWRDQSGQSLVLFVLLLPILLGMAGLTVDVGYFYVEKQHMQSAVDSSALSGAQTLINNPDNVDQVTKEIGEDNNLNPGNMVVTSDTSQNTVKVEYSQVVPTFFMRVLNIDSRTINVSATAQASQMPGSQVFNYTIFSNEDLTMSSSTFDVKGMVHVNGKSGIYTSSSYFEQRFEAVGPLSQGGRNTFYQLVQNASPVSMPTFDINYYKNNATTVYSSSKNFSNTQLNINGIVFVNGDVTISGSSITGNGTIVATGNMTISSSSLTYSSDQNALGFFSGNGNISLSFSNATVNGFFYAPNGTINVSGSSATFNGGLIAGNGVIVSGSSMNFNYDAKIKTLLPQQKATVKLTE; this is encoded by the coding sequence ATGGTGAGAAAACTAAAAGCTTTATGGCGGGATCAAAGCGGGCAGTCTCTTGTTCTTTTTGTTCTTTTACTTCCTATCCTCCTCGGAATGGCTGGATTAACCGTTGATGTGGGTTATTTCTATGTTGAAAAGCAGCATATGCAAAGTGCTGTGGATTCTTCTGCACTCTCAGGAGCTCAGACTCTTATCAATAATCCAGACAATGTTGATCAGGTAACCAAAGAAATTGGGGAGGATAATAATCTTAACCCAGGAAATATGGTCGTGACATCAGATACGTCTCAGAATACGGTTAAAGTCGAGTATTCCCAAGTTGTTCCAACCTTTTTTATGCGTGTTCTTAATATCGATTCAAGAACTATAAATGTGTCTGCAACTGCCCAGGCCTCTCAAATGCCGGGCTCTCAAGTTTTTAATTATACTATCTTCTCTAATGAAGATCTTACGATGTCTTCGAGTACTTTTGATGTAAAGGGCATGGTCCACGTCAATGGAAAATCAGGCATCTATACAAGCAGCAGTTATTTTGAACAACGTTTTGAAGCGGTGGGGCCATTATCTCAAGGAGGAAGGAACACCTTTTATCAGCTGGTGCAAAACGCGAGTCCTGTCTCAATGCCAACTTTTGATATTAATTATTATAAAAATAATGCCACGACCGTTTATTCGAGCAGCAAGAATTTTTCTAATACCCAATTAAATATTAACGGGATTGTCTTTGTAAATGGAGATGTGACCATATCTGGAAGCAGTATTACAGGTAATGGGACAATTGTAGCGACGGGGAATATGACTATTTCTTCGAGCAGTTTGACTTATTCGAGTGATCAAAATGCTCTCGGCTTCTTTTCGGGTAATGGAAATATTTCTTTATCATTTAGCAACGCCACGGTTAATGGATTTTTTTATGCACCCAATGGAACTATTAATGTTTCGGGTTCGAGTGCCACGTTTAATGGTGGACTTATTGCGGGGAACGGGGTTATTGTTTCTGGGAGTTCAATGAATTTTAATTATGATGCCAAAATTAAAACACTGCTTCCCCAGCAAAAAGCGACAGTCAAGTTGACTGAATAG
- a CDS encoding RNA polymerase sigma factor, producing MTYYHSEDLLKEMEAGSVHAFNAFYESHRAYVYKLASQLTRNHAEAEDLCHDVFLEVFQKAGNFDQSRGSVQAWLTIKTKSRFIDRTRRAKRFFLTPNPSYYSDFHLDEGPDLNLMKNENIHELFEAIRHLPDAQQVALISKYFNEHTQKEIAHAMNKPLGTVKSLIRYGIINLRKLLNERGFLETEFGSN from the coding sequence ATGACCTATTATCATTCGGAAGATTTATTAAAAGAAATGGAAGCAGGCTCTGTCCATGCCTTTAATGCCTTTTATGAAAGCCATCGTGCTTATGTCTATAAATTAGCCAGTCAATTAACCCGCAATCATGCCGAAGCAGAGGATTTGTGCCATGATGTCTTTCTTGAGGTGTTTCAGAAGGCGGGGAATTTTGATCAGAGCCGCGGTTCGGTTCAGGCGTGGTTGACAATAAAAACGAAGAGTCGGTTTATTGACCGAACTCGAAGGGCAAAGCGATTCTTCCTAACACCCAATCCCTCTTACTATTCGGATTTCCACTTAGATGAGGGACCTGATCTTAACTTGATGAAAAATGAGAACATACATGAGCTATTCGAGGCGATTCGTCATCTCCCGGATGCTCAACAAGTGGCGCTGATCTCTAAGTATTTTAATGAGCATACCCAAAAGGAGATTGCTCATGCTATGAACAAGCCGCTCGGAACCGTTAAGTCACTTATTCGGTACGGGATTATTAATCTTCGAAAGCTATTAAACGAGCGCGGCTTTCTTGAGACTGAATTCGGTTCTAATTAG
- a CDS encoding alpha/beta fold hydrolase has translation MVDKGMSITRYKELSASFKFNKKGLCLSLFLIAIILSIYPSSAAQAESVPTGKAPSFLVKQGTPPKGANNPRCVLTPSHPEPIILVPGTLETMDFTWFSLSPELAKRGYCVYALNYGWFMGQPSAGSITASARELRQFIKEVMTYTRAKKVSIIGHSQGGMMPRYFIKFLKGDRVVDDLIGLVPSNHGTALSNWFNPIASIGTCPSCEEQATGSPFYQKLNQGDETPGKVSYTVISTQYDEVVVPYTSAFLSDAPGKSAVQGKKGRTTNIKLQTYIPSDLTGHVTISFNKNAYPFILDALSHPGPADPRRVMTALKGH, from the coding sequence ATGGTCGATAAAGGCATGTCCATCACCCGCTACAAAGAGTTGTCAGCCTCCTTTAAGTTCAACAAAAAAGGGCTGTGTCTATCCCTCTTTCTTATTGCCATTATCCTGTCAATTTATCCTAGTTCTGCTGCTCAAGCCGAATCCGTACCAACTGGGAAGGCGCCTTCCTTTTTAGTGAAACAAGGCACACCTCCGAAGGGAGCAAACAACCCTCGCTGCGTGCTCACGCCTTCACATCCTGAACCCATTATTCTTGTACCTGGCACCTTGGAAACCATGGATTTTACCTGGTTCTCTTTGTCCCCGGAGTTAGCCAAACGAGGTTATTGTGTCTATGCGTTAAACTATGGCTGGTTTATGGGTCAGCCTTCTGCCGGCTCCATTACGGCCTCTGCCCGCGAACTCAGGCAATTTATTAAAGAAGTTATGACTTATACCAGAGCAAAAAAGGTGTCGATCATCGGCCATAGCCAAGGAGGCATGATGCCCCGCTATTTCATCAAATTTCTTAAAGGGGACCGAGTCGTCGACGATCTGATCGGACTTGTCCCATCCAATCATGGAACAGCTCTCAGCAATTGGTTCAATCCCATTGCGTCGATAGGCACATGCCCTTCGTGTGAAGAACAGGCGACAGGGTCGCCCTTTTATCAAAAACTCAACCAAGGGGATGAGACACCCGGAAAGGTTTCCTACACCGTTATCTCGACCCAATATGATGAAGTAGTGGTTCCCTACACCTCCGCCTTTCTGAGCGACGCCCCAGGAAAATCGGCTGTTCAAGGAAAAAAAGGACGAACGACCAATATCAAACTGCAAACCTATATCCCGTCCGATCTAACCGGACATGTCACCATTTCTTTTAACAAGAATGCCTACCCTTTTATTCTGGATGCCCTCTCTCATCCAGGCCCTGCAGATCCTAGACGGGTGATGACAGCGTTAAAGGGGCATTAA
- a CDS encoding WecB/TagA/CpsF family glycosyltransferase has protein sequence MTTGKVLVLGVPFNNLTMEQLLQKLEEHLENQDKIFMATSNPEIVMYAEKDPEYRKILTEADYNIPDGIGIVKAAKLLNLPIEERVTGFDTVMHLLEVADRKRLKLYFLGSTEDVLQKAVERTKANYPHIDLVGARNGFFDWHDPSIAEDIQAKKPDIILVGMGFPRQEKWIYEHLPSFEKGLFIGVGGTIDILAGEVKRAPAMWQKYNVEWLYRLLSDPTRFKRMMVLPVFMMKIYAKRLTTKH, from the coding sequence ATGACAACAGGAAAAGTTTTAGTCCTTGGTGTTCCTTTTAATAATCTTACCATGGAGCAGCTCCTGCAAAAATTAGAAGAGCACTTAGAGAATCAAGATAAAATTTTTATGGCAACGAGCAACCCTGAAATTGTGATGTATGCGGAAAAGGATCCGGAGTATCGAAAAATATTGACCGAAGCGGATTATAACATTCCGGATGGCATTGGGATTGTCAAGGCGGCAAAGCTGCTTAACCTCCCTATAGAGGAACGTGTGACGGGGTTTGATACCGTGATGCATTTGCTTGAGGTAGCCGACCGTAAAAGGTTAAAGCTTTATTTCTTGGGATCTACAGAAGATGTGCTGCAAAAAGCCGTTGAACGGACGAAGGCCAACTATCCTCATATAGATTTAGTGGGGGCTCGAAACGGTTTCTTTGATTGGCATGACCCAAGTATTGCGGAGGATATTCAAGCCAAGAAACCGGATATCATTTTAGTCGGGATGGGCTTCCCGAGACAAGAGAAGTGGATCTATGAGCATCTTCCTTCTTTTGAAAAAGGGCTGTTTATCGGAGTTGGAGGAACCATCGATATTTTGGCAGGGGAAGTCAAGCGCGCTCCTGCTATGTGGCAAAAATACAATGTGGAATGGCTCTACCGGCTGCTTTCGGATCCAACACGATTTAAGCGAATGATGGTTCTGCCTGTCTTTATGATGAAAATTTATGCAAAAAGATTAACAACTAAGCATTGA
- a CDS encoding MraY family glycosyltransferase, with product MNLVIAFIISLVMTVISTPIMMVIAVKLDIVDRPTEDRKIHKKAMPYLGGIAIAIGFFSGFLYLHPFMPSTWAFVIGALLLIITGVIDDKISLSPRLKLMIQIIAAVIVTVYGVKITSLQLPHFGYIQLGWFSYPLTILWIVGLTNAMNLIDGLDGLASGVSSIALGALLVMGILNYQTLAISLSVMLLGGTLGFLFFNVHPAKIFMGDAGSMFIGYIIAVISILGLFKSITFFSVIIPIVVLAVPIFDTSFAIIRRALKHQKLSAPDKGHLHHCLMELGFSHGTTVYIIFLISLFFGIAGVIFSRSILWGSIIILLAGTVMIRFSMEMFTSFHSKKPLVNAVKRLVLQHSKSKG from the coding sequence ATGAACCTGGTTATTGCTTTTATCATTTCTCTTGTAATGACAGTCATTTCAACACCAATAATGATGGTTATTGCTGTGAAATTAGATATTGTCGATCGCCCCACTGAAGATCGAAAAATACACAAGAAAGCCATGCCATACTTAGGCGGTATCGCCATTGCCATTGGTTTTTTCAGCGGGTTTCTTTATCTTCATCCTTTTATGCCAAGCACATGGGCTTTCGTTATTGGGGCACTTCTCTTAATAATTACGGGTGTCATTGACGATAAAATTAGCCTTTCTCCAAGACTCAAGCTGATGATTCAAATCATAGCTGCCGTTATTGTTACAGTCTATGGAGTTAAAATTACGTCTTTACAGCTTCCGCATTTTGGATATATACAATTGGGCTGGTTTTCCTACCCACTTACTATTTTATGGATTGTCGGTTTAACCAACGCCATGAATTTGATTGACGGCTTAGATGGTTTGGCGAGCGGTGTATCCTCCATTGCTCTTGGGGCGCTCCTCGTTATGGGTATTCTTAATTATCAAACGTTAGCGATCTCCCTCTCCGTGATGCTGCTCGGTGGAACTTTAGGTTTCTTATTCTTCAACGTCCATCCAGCGAAAATATTCATGGGAGATGCTGGATCGATGTTCATAGGATATATAATTGCAGTTATCTCTATTCTCGGCTTATTTAAAAGTATCACGTTCTTCTCAGTCATTATTCCGATCGTTGTCCTTGCGGTTCCTATTTTTGATACATCGTTTGCTATCATACGTCGGGCCCTTAAGCACCAAAAGCTCTCGGCTCCGGACAAAGGGCATTTACATCATTGTTTAATGGAACTAGGCTTTAGTCATGGAACAACGGTTTACATCATTTTTCTGATCAGCTTATTTTTCGGTATTGCAGGAGTCATTTTCTCCCGTTCGATTCTTTGGGGGTCGATCATTATCCTTCTTGCCGGTACGGTCATGATTCGATTTAGTATGGAGATGTTTACCTCCTTCCATTCCAAAAAGCCATTAGTAAATGCTGTTAAGCGACTCGTCCTTCAGCATTCCAAAAGTAAAGGCTAA